A stretch of Equus caballus isolate H_3958 breed thoroughbred chromosome 11, TB-T2T, whole genome shotgun sequence DNA encodes these proteins:
- the RARA gene encoding retinoic acid receptor alpha isoform X1, which produces MASNSSSCPTPGGGHLNGYPVPPYAFFFPPMLGGLSPPGALTTLQHQLPVSGYSTPSPATIETQSSSSEEIVPSPPSPPPLPRIYKPCFVCQDKSSGYHYGVSACEGCKGFFRRSIQKNMVYTCHRDKSCIINKVTRNRCQYCRLQKCLEVGMSRESVRNDRNKKKKEAPKPECSESYTLTPEVGELIEKVRKAHQETFPALCQLGKYTTNNSSEQRVSLDIDLWDKFSELSTKCIIKTVEFAKQLPGFTTLTIADQITLLKAACLDILVWLPARWSCVDAVLKVLEGWAESLNLSILCSQILRICTRYTPEQDTMTFSDGLTLNRTQMHNAGFGPLTDLVFAFANQLLPLEMDDAETGLLSAICLICGDRQDLEQPDRVDMLQEPLLEALKVYVRKRRPSRPHMFPKMLMKITDLRSISAKGAERVITLKMEIPGSMPPLIQEMLENSEGLDTLSGQPGGGGRDGGGLVPPPGSCSPSLSPSSNRSSPATHSP; this is translated from the exons ATGGCCAGCAACAGCAGCTCCTGCCCAACACCTGGGGGAGGGCACCTCAATGGGTACCCGGTGCCCCCCTATGCCTTCTTCTTCCCCCCTATGCTGGGTGGACTCTCCCCGCCAGGCGCTCTGACCACTCTCCAGCACCAGCTTCCAGTTAGCGGCTATAGCACGCCATCCCCAGCCA CCATCGAGACCCAGAGCAGCAGTTCAGAAGAGATAGTGCCCAGCCCTCCCTCGCCACCCCCTCTCCCCCGCATCTATAAGCCTTGCTTTGTCTGTCAAGACAAATCCTCAGGCTACCACTATGGGGTCAGCGCCTGTGAGGGCTGCAAG GGCTTCTTCCGCCGCAGCATCCAGAAGAACATGGTGTACACGTGTCACCGGGACAAGAGCTGCATCATCAACAAGGTGACCCGGAACCGCTGCCAGTACTGCCGGCTGCAGAAGTGCCTCGAAGTGGGCATGTCCAGGGAGT CCGTGAGGAATGACcggaacaagaagaagaaggaggcaCCCAAGCCCGAGTGCTCAGAGAGCTACACGCTGACGCCGGAGGTGGGGGAGCTCATCGAGAAGGTGCGCAAAGCGCACCAGGAAACCTTTCCTGCCCTCTGCCAGCTGGGCAAATACACTACG AACAACAGCTCAGAACAACGTGTCTCTCTGGACATTGACCTCTGGGACAAGTTCAGTGAACTCTCCACCAAGTGCATCATTAAGACTGTGGAGTTCGCCAAGCAACTGCCCGGCTTCACCACCCTCACCATTGCTGACCAGATCACCCTCCTCAAGGCTGCCTGCCTGGACATCCTG GTCTGGCTGCCTGCCAGGTGGTCCTGTGTGGATGCTGTGCTGAAAGTGCTAGAGGGATGGGCCGAGTCCCTGAACTTGAGCATCCTCTGCTCCCAGATCTTGCGGATCTGCACGCGGTACACGCCCGAGCAGGACACAATGACCTTCTCAGACGGGCTGACCCTCAACCGGACCCAGATGCACAACGCTGGCTTCGGCCCCCTCACGGACCTGGTCTTTGCCTTCGCCAACCAGCTTCTGCCCCTGGAGATGGATGATGCTGAGACCGGGCTGCTCAGCGCCATCTGCCTCATCTGTGGAG ACCGGCAGGACCTGGAGCAGCCAGACAGGGTGGACATGCTGCAGGAGCCGCTGCTCGAGGCGCTGAAGGTCTATGTGCGGAAACGGAGGCCCAGCCGCCCCCACATGTTCCCCAAGATGCTGATGAAGATCACAGACCTGCGAAGCATCAGTGCTAAGG GGGCCGAGCGGGTGATCACGCTGAAGATGGAGATCCCGGGCTCCATGCCACCTCTCATCCAGGAAATGCTGGAGAACTCAGAGGGCCTGGACACTCTGAGCGGACAGccagggggcggggggcgggatGGGGGCGGCCTGGTCCCCCCACCCGGCAGCT
- the RARA gene encoding retinoic acid receptor alpha isoform X2 produces MYESVEVGGLTPTPNPFLVVDFYNQNRACLLPEKGLPAPGPYSTPLRTPLWNGSNHSIETQSSSSEEIVPSPPSPPPLPRIYKPCFVCQDKSSGYHYGVSACEGCKGFFRRSIQKNMVYTCHRDKSCIINKVTRNRCQYCRLQKCLEVGMSRESVRNDRNKKKKEAPKPECSESYTLTPEVGELIEKVRKAHQETFPALCQLGKYTTNNSSEQRVSLDIDLWDKFSELSTKCIIKTVEFAKQLPGFTTLTIADQITLLKAACLDILVWLPARWSCVDAVLKVLEGWAESLNLSILCSQILRICTRYTPEQDTMTFSDGLTLNRTQMHNAGFGPLTDLVFAFANQLLPLEMDDAETGLLSAICLICGDRQDLEQPDRVDMLQEPLLEALKVYVRKRRPSRPHMFPKMLMKITDLRSISAKGAERVITLKMEIPGSMPPLIQEMLENSEGLDTLSGQPGGGGRDGGGLVPPPGSCSPSLSPSSNRSSPATHSP; encoded by the exons ATGTACGAGAGTGTAGAAGTGGGGGGCcttacccccacccccaatccctTCCTAGTGGTGGATTTTTATAACCAGAATCGGGCTTGTTTGCTCCCGGAGAAGGGGCTCCCCGCCCCCGGTCCCTACTCCACCCCGCTCCGGACTCCGCTTTGGAATGGCTCAAACCACT CCATCGAGACCCAGAGCAGCAGTTCAGAAGAGATAGTGCCCAGCCCTCCCTCGCCACCCCCTCTCCCCCGCATCTATAAGCCTTGCTTTGTCTGTCAAGACAAATCCTCAGGCTACCACTATGGGGTCAGCGCCTGTGAGGGCTGCAAG GGCTTCTTCCGCCGCAGCATCCAGAAGAACATGGTGTACACGTGTCACCGGGACAAGAGCTGCATCATCAACAAGGTGACCCGGAACCGCTGCCAGTACTGCCGGCTGCAGAAGTGCCTCGAAGTGGGCATGTCCAGGGAGT CCGTGAGGAATGACcggaacaagaagaagaaggaggcaCCCAAGCCCGAGTGCTCAGAGAGCTACACGCTGACGCCGGAGGTGGGGGAGCTCATCGAGAAGGTGCGCAAAGCGCACCAGGAAACCTTTCCTGCCCTCTGCCAGCTGGGCAAATACACTACG AACAACAGCTCAGAACAACGTGTCTCTCTGGACATTGACCTCTGGGACAAGTTCAGTGAACTCTCCACCAAGTGCATCATTAAGACTGTGGAGTTCGCCAAGCAACTGCCCGGCTTCACCACCCTCACCATTGCTGACCAGATCACCCTCCTCAAGGCTGCCTGCCTGGACATCCTG GTCTGGCTGCCTGCCAGGTGGTCCTGTGTGGATGCTGTGCTGAAAGTGCTAGAGGGATGGGCCGAGTCCCTGAACTTGAGCATCCTCTGCTCCCAGATCTTGCGGATCTGCACGCGGTACACGCCCGAGCAGGACACAATGACCTTCTCAGACGGGCTGACCCTCAACCGGACCCAGATGCACAACGCTGGCTTCGGCCCCCTCACGGACCTGGTCTTTGCCTTCGCCAACCAGCTTCTGCCCCTGGAGATGGATGATGCTGAGACCGGGCTGCTCAGCGCCATCTGCCTCATCTGTGGAG ACCGGCAGGACCTGGAGCAGCCAGACAGGGTGGACATGCTGCAGGAGCCGCTGCTCGAGGCGCTGAAGGTCTATGTGCGGAAACGGAGGCCCAGCCGCCCCCACATGTTCCCCAAGATGCTGATGAAGATCACAGACCTGCGAAGCATCAGTGCTAAGG GGGCCGAGCGGGTGATCACGCTGAAGATGGAGATCCCGGGCTCCATGCCACCTCTCATCCAGGAAATGCTGGAGAACTCAGAGGGCCTGGACACTCTGAGCGGACAGccagggggcggggggcgggatGGGGGCGGCCTGGTCCCCCCACCCGGCAGCT
- the RARA gene encoding retinoic acid receptor alpha isoform X3, with translation MASNSSSCPTPGGGHLNGYPVPPYAFFFPPMLGGLSPPGALTTLQHQLPVSGYSTPSPATIETQSSSSEEIVPSPPSPPPLPRIYKPCFVCQDKSSGYHYGVSACEGCKGFFRRSIQKNMVYTCHRDKSCIINKVTRNRCQYCRLQKCLEVGMSRESVRNDRNKKKKEAPKPECSESYTLTPEVGELIEKVRKAHQETFPALCQLGKYTTNNSSEQRVSLDIDLWDKFSELSTKCIIKTVEFAKQLPGFTTLTIADQITLLKAACLDILILRICTRYTPEQDTMTFSDGLTLNRTQMHNAGFGPLTDLVFAFANQLLPLEMDDAETGLLSAICLICGDRQDLEQPDRVDMLQEPLLEALKVYVRKRRPSRPHMFPKMLMKITDLRSISAKGAERVITLKMEIPGSMPPLIQEMLENSEGLDTLSGQPGGGGRDGGGLVPPPGSCSPSLSPSSNRSSPATHSP, from the exons ATGGCCAGCAACAGCAGCTCCTGCCCAACACCTGGGGGAGGGCACCTCAATGGGTACCCGGTGCCCCCCTATGCCTTCTTCTTCCCCCCTATGCTGGGTGGACTCTCCCCGCCAGGCGCTCTGACCACTCTCCAGCACCAGCTTCCAGTTAGCGGCTATAGCACGCCATCCCCAGCCA CCATCGAGACCCAGAGCAGCAGTTCAGAAGAGATAGTGCCCAGCCCTCCCTCGCCACCCCCTCTCCCCCGCATCTATAAGCCTTGCTTTGTCTGTCAAGACAAATCCTCAGGCTACCACTATGGGGTCAGCGCCTGTGAGGGCTGCAAG GGCTTCTTCCGCCGCAGCATCCAGAAGAACATGGTGTACACGTGTCACCGGGACAAGAGCTGCATCATCAACAAGGTGACCCGGAACCGCTGCCAGTACTGCCGGCTGCAGAAGTGCCTCGAAGTGGGCATGTCCAGGGAGT CCGTGAGGAATGACcggaacaagaagaagaaggaggcaCCCAAGCCCGAGTGCTCAGAGAGCTACACGCTGACGCCGGAGGTGGGGGAGCTCATCGAGAAGGTGCGCAAAGCGCACCAGGAAACCTTTCCTGCCCTCTGCCAGCTGGGCAAATACACTACG AACAACAGCTCAGAACAACGTGTCTCTCTGGACATTGACCTCTGGGACAAGTTCAGTGAACTCTCCACCAAGTGCATCATTAAGACTGTGGAGTTCGCCAAGCAACTGCCCGGCTTCACCACCCTCACCATTGCTGACCAGATCACCCTCCTCAAGGCTGCCTGCCTGGACATCCTG ATCTTGCGGATCTGCACGCGGTACACGCCCGAGCAGGACACAATGACCTTCTCAGACGGGCTGACCCTCAACCGGACCCAGATGCACAACGCTGGCTTCGGCCCCCTCACGGACCTGGTCTTTGCCTTCGCCAACCAGCTTCTGCCCCTGGAGATGGATGATGCTGAGACCGGGCTGCTCAGCGCCATCTGCCTCATCTGTGGAG ACCGGCAGGACCTGGAGCAGCCAGACAGGGTGGACATGCTGCAGGAGCCGCTGCTCGAGGCGCTGAAGGTCTATGTGCGGAAACGGAGGCCCAGCCGCCCCCACATGTTCCCCAAGATGCTGATGAAGATCACAGACCTGCGAAGCATCAGTGCTAAGG GGGCCGAGCGGGTGATCACGCTGAAGATGGAGATCCCGGGCTCCATGCCACCTCTCATCCAGGAAATGCTGGAGAACTCAGAGGGCCTGGACACTCTGAGCGGACAGccagggggcggggggcgggatGGGGGCGGCCTGGTCCCCCCACCCGGCAGCT
- the RARA gene encoding retinoic acid receptor alpha isoform X7 has product MTLTDASLSAWPLPWSMSLGGWGRGGRCRTPSSLWGGHWKREVETGCRGHARSPRQEWRGPAAPCHLLPQETRAAMSRAQEVVAPCCRAAVRNDRNKKKKEAPKPECSESYTLTPEVGELIEKVRKAHQETFPALCQLGKYTTNNSSEQRVSLDIDLWDKFSELSTKCIIKTVEFAKQLPGFTTLTIADQITLLKAACLDILILRICTRYTPEQDTMTFSDGLTLNRTQMHNAGFGPLTDLVFAFANQLLPLEMDDAETGLLSAICLICGDRQDLEQPDRVDMLQEPLLEALKVYVRKRRPSRPHMFPKMLMKITDLRSISAKGAERVITLKMEIPGSMPPLIQEMLENSEGLDTLSGQPGGGGRDGGGLVPPPGSCSPSLSPSSNRSSPATHSP; this is encoded by the exons ATGACGCTGACAGACGCCTCCTTGTCTGCGTGGCCGTTGCCATGGAGCATGAGCCTTGGGGGATGGGGTAGGGGAGGGCGCTGCAGGACCCCTAGCTCTTTGTGGGGAGGGCATTGGAAGAGGGAAGTGGAGACGGGATGTAGGGGGCATGCGAGGAGCCCCAGACAGGAGTGGAGGGGCCCTGCAGCACCCTGCCACCTCCTGCCACAGGAGACACGGGCTGCAATGTCTAGAGCCCAGGAAGTGGTGGCTCCATGCTGCAGAGCAG CCGTGAGGAATGACcggaacaagaagaagaaggaggcaCCCAAGCCCGAGTGCTCAGAGAGCTACACGCTGACGCCGGAGGTGGGGGAGCTCATCGAGAAGGTGCGCAAAGCGCACCAGGAAACCTTTCCTGCCCTCTGCCAGCTGGGCAAATACACTACG AACAACAGCTCAGAACAACGTGTCTCTCTGGACATTGACCTCTGGGACAAGTTCAGTGAACTCTCCACCAAGTGCATCATTAAGACTGTGGAGTTCGCCAAGCAACTGCCCGGCTTCACCACCCTCACCATTGCTGACCAGATCACCCTCCTCAAGGCTGCCTGCCTGGACATCCTG ATCTTGCGGATCTGCACGCGGTACACGCCCGAGCAGGACACAATGACCTTCTCAGACGGGCTGACCCTCAACCGGACCCAGATGCACAACGCTGGCTTCGGCCCCCTCACGGACCTGGTCTTTGCCTTCGCCAACCAGCTTCTGCCCCTGGAGATGGATGATGCTGAGACCGGGCTGCTCAGCGCCATCTGCCTCATCTGTGGAG ACCGGCAGGACCTGGAGCAGCCAGACAGGGTGGACATGCTGCAGGAGCCGCTGCTCGAGGCGCTGAAGGTCTATGTGCGGAAACGGAGGCCCAGCCGCCCCCACATGTTCCCCAAGATGCTGATGAAGATCACAGACCTGCGAAGCATCAGTGCTAAGG GGGCCGAGCGGGTGATCACGCTGAAGATGGAGATCCCGGGCTCCATGCCACCTCTCATCCAGGAAATGCTGGAGAACTCAGAGGGCCTGGACACTCTGAGCGGACAGccagggggcggggggcgggatGGGGGCGGCCTGGTCCCCCCACCCGGCAGCT
- the RARA gene encoding retinoic acid receptor alpha isoform X4: MYESVEVGGLTPTPNPFLVVDFYNQNRACLLPEKGLPAPGPYSTPLRTPLWNGSNHSIETQSSSSEEIVPSPPSPPPLPRIYKPCFVCQDKSSGYHYGVSACEGCKGFFRRSIQKNMVYTCHRDKSCIINKVTRNRCQYCRLQKCLEVGMSRESVRNDRNKKKKEAPKPECSESYTLTPEVGELIEKVRKAHQETFPALCQLGKYTTNNSSEQRVSLDIDLWDKFSELSTKCIIKTVEFAKQLPGFTTLTIADQITLLKAACLDILILRICTRYTPEQDTMTFSDGLTLNRTQMHNAGFGPLTDLVFAFANQLLPLEMDDAETGLLSAICLICGDRQDLEQPDRVDMLQEPLLEALKVYVRKRRPSRPHMFPKMLMKITDLRSISAKGAERVITLKMEIPGSMPPLIQEMLENSEGLDTLSGQPGGGGRDGGGLVPPPGSCSPSLSPSSNRSSPATHSP, encoded by the exons ATGTACGAGAGTGTAGAAGTGGGGGGCcttacccccacccccaatccctTCCTAGTGGTGGATTTTTATAACCAGAATCGGGCTTGTTTGCTCCCGGAGAAGGGGCTCCCCGCCCCCGGTCCCTACTCCACCCCGCTCCGGACTCCGCTTTGGAATGGCTCAAACCACT CCATCGAGACCCAGAGCAGCAGTTCAGAAGAGATAGTGCCCAGCCCTCCCTCGCCACCCCCTCTCCCCCGCATCTATAAGCCTTGCTTTGTCTGTCAAGACAAATCCTCAGGCTACCACTATGGGGTCAGCGCCTGTGAGGGCTGCAAG GGCTTCTTCCGCCGCAGCATCCAGAAGAACATGGTGTACACGTGTCACCGGGACAAGAGCTGCATCATCAACAAGGTGACCCGGAACCGCTGCCAGTACTGCCGGCTGCAGAAGTGCCTCGAAGTGGGCATGTCCAGGGAGT CCGTGAGGAATGACcggaacaagaagaagaaggaggcaCCCAAGCCCGAGTGCTCAGAGAGCTACACGCTGACGCCGGAGGTGGGGGAGCTCATCGAGAAGGTGCGCAAAGCGCACCAGGAAACCTTTCCTGCCCTCTGCCAGCTGGGCAAATACACTACG AACAACAGCTCAGAACAACGTGTCTCTCTGGACATTGACCTCTGGGACAAGTTCAGTGAACTCTCCACCAAGTGCATCATTAAGACTGTGGAGTTCGCCAAGCAACTGCCCGGCTTCACCACCCTCACCATTGCTGACCAGATCACCCTCCTCAAGGCTGCCTGCCTGGACATCCTG ATCTTGCGGATCTGCACGCGGTACACGCCCGAGCAGGACACAATGACCTTCTCAGACGGGCTGACCCTCAACCGGACCCAGATGCACAACGCTGGCTTCGGCCCCCTCACGGACCTGGTCTTTGCCTTCGCCAACCAGCTTCTGCCCCTGGAGATGGATGATGCTGAGACCGGGCTGCTCAGCGCCATCTGCCTCATCTGTGGAG ACCGGCAGGACCTGGAGCAGCCAGACAGGGTGGACATGCTGCAGGAGCCGCTGCTCGAGGCGCTGAAGGTCTATGTGCGGAAACGGAGGCCCAGCCGCCCCCACATGTTCCCCAAGATGCTGATGAAGATCACAGACCTGCGAAGCATCAGTGCTAAGG GGGCCGAGCGGGTGATCACGCTGAAGATGGAGATCCCGGGCTCCATGCCACCTCTCATCCAGGAAATGCTGGAGAACTCAGAGGGCCTGGACACTCTGAGCGGACAGccagggggcggggggcgggatGGGGGCGGCCTGGTCCCCCCACCCGGCAGCT
- the RARA gene encoding retinoic acid receptor alpha isoform X6 — protein sequence MSRAAVGGSPGAIETQSSSSEEIVPSPPSPPPLPRIYKPCFVCQDKSSGYHYGVSACEGCKGFFRRSIQKNMVYTCHRDKSCIINKVTRNRCQYCRLQKCLEVGMSRESVRNDRNKKKKEAPKPECSESYTLTPEVGELIEKVRKAHQETFPALCQLGKYTTNNSSEQRVSLDIDLWDKFSELSTKCIIKTVEFAKQLPGFTTLTIADQITLLKAACLDILILRICTRYTPEQDTMTFSDGLTLNRTQMHNAGFGPLTDLVFAFANQLLPLEMDDAETGLLSAICLICGDRQDLEQPDRVDMLQEPLLEALKVYVRKRRPSRPHMFPKMLMKITDLRSISAKGAERVITLKMEIPGSMPPLIQEMLENSEGLDTLSGQPGGGGRDGGGLVPPPGSCSPSLSPSSNRSSPATHSP from the exons ATGTCACGGGCAGCGGTGGGTGGGTCACCCGGAG CCATCGAGACCCAGAGCAGCAGTTCAGAAGAGATAGTGCCCAGCCCTCCCTCGCCACCCCCTCTCCCCCGCATCTATAAGCCTTGCTTTGTCTGTCAAGACAAATCCTCAGGCTACCACTATGGGGTCAGCGCCTGTGAGGGCTGCAAG GGCTTCTTCCGCCGCAGCATCCAGAAGAACATGGTGTACACGTGTCACCGGGACAAGAGCTGCATCATCAACAAGGTGACCCGGAACCGCTGCCAGTACTGCCGGCTGCAGAAGTGCCTCGAAGTGGGCATGTCCAGGGAGT CCGTGAGGAATGACcggaacaagaagaagaaggaggcaCCCAAGCCCGAGTGCTCAGAGAGCTACACGCTGACGCCGGAGGTGGGGGAGCTCATCGAGAAGGTGCGCAAAGCGCACCAGGAAACCTTTCCTGCCCTCTGCCAGCTGGGCAAATACACTACG AACAACAGCTCAGAACAACGTGTCTCTCTGGACATTGACCTCTGGGACAAGTTCAGTGAACTCTCCACCAAGTGCATCATTAAGACTGTGGAGTTCGCCAAGCAACTGCCCGGCTTCACCACCCTCACCATTGCTGACCAGATCACCCTCCTCAAGGCTGCCTGCCTGGACATCCTG ATCTTGCGGATCTGCACGCGGTACACGCCCGAGCAGGACACAATGACCTTCTCAGACGGGCTGACCCTCAACCGGACCCAGATGCACAACGCTGGCTTCGGCCCCCTCACGGACCTGGTCTTTGCCTTCGCCAACCAGCTTCTGCCCCTGGAGATGGATGATGCTGAGACCGGGCTGCTCAGCGCCATCTGCCTCATCTGTGGAG ACCGGCAGGACCTGGAGCAGCCAGACAGGGTGGACATGCTGCAGGAGCCGCTGCTCGAGGCGCTGAAGGTCTATGTGCGGAAACGGAGGCCCAGCCGCCCCCACATGTTCCCCAAGATGCTGATGAAGATCACAGACCTGCGAAGCATCAGTGCTAAGG GGGCCGAGCGGGTGATCACGCTGAAGATGGAGATCCCGGGCTCCATGCCACCTCTCATCCAGGAAATGCTGGAGAACTCAGAGGGCCTGGACACTCTGAGCGGACAGccagggggcggggggcgggatGGGGGCGGCCTGGTCCCCCCACCCGGCAGCT
- the RARA gene encoding retinoic acid receptor alpha isoform X5 yields the protein MTLTDASLSAWPLPWSMSLGGWGRGGRCRTPSSLWGGHWKREVETGCRGHARSPRQEWRGPAAPCHLLPQETRAAMSRAQEVVAPCCRAAVRNDRNKKKKEAPKPECSESYTLTPEVGELIEKVRKAHQETFPALCQLGKYTTNNSSEQRVSLDIDLWDKFSELSTKCIIKTVEFAKQLPGFTTLTIADQITLLKAACLDILVWLPARWSCVDAVLKVLEGWAESLNLSILCSQILRICTRYTPEQDTMTFSDGLTLNRTQMHNAGFGPLTDLVFAFANQLLPLEMDDAETGLLSAICLICGDRQDLEQPDRVDMLQEPLLEALKVYVRKRRPSRPHMFPKMLMKITDLRSISAKGAERVITLKMEIPGSMPPLIQEMLENSEGLDTLSGQPGGGGRDGGGLVPPPGSCSPSLSPSSNRSSPATHSP from the exons ATGACGCTGACAGACGCCTCCTTGTCTGCGTGGCCGTTGCCATGGAGCATGAGCCTTGGGGGATGGGGTAGGGGAGGGCGCTGCAGGACCCCTAGCTCTTTGTGGGGAGGGCATTGGAAGAGGGAAGTGGAGACGGGATGTAGGGGGCATGCGAGGAGCCCCAGACAGGAGTGGAGGGGCCCTGCAGCACCCTGCCACCTCCTGCCACAGGAGACACGGGCTGCAATGTCTAGAGCCCAGGAAGTGGTGGCTCCATGCTGCAGAGCAG CCGTGAGGAATGACcggaacaagaagaagaaggaggcaCCCAAGCCCGAGTGCTCAGAGAGCTACACGCTGACGCCGGAGGTGGGGGAGCTCATCGAGAAGGTGCGCAAAGCGCACCAGGAAACCTTTCCTGCCCTCTGCCAGCTGGGCAAATACACTACG AACAACAGCTCAGAACAACGTGTCTCTCTGGACATTGACCTCTGGGACAAGTTCAGTGAACTCTCCACCAAGTGCATCATTAAGACTGTGGAGTTCGCCAAGCAACTGCCCGGCTTCACCACCCTCACCATTGCTGACCAGATCACCCTCCTCAAGGCTGCCTGCCTGGACATCCTG GTCTGGCTGCCTGCCAGGTGGTCCTGTGTGGATGCTGTGCTGAAAGTGCTAGAGGGATGGGCCGAGTCCCTGAACTTGAGCATCCTCTGCTCCCAGATCTTGCGGATCTGCACGCGGTACACGCCCGAGCAGGACACAATGACCTTCTCAGACGGGCTGACCCTCAACCGGACCCAGATGCACAACGCTGGCTTCGGCCCCCTCACGGACCTGGTCTTTGCCTTCGCCAACCAGCTTCTGCCCCTGGAGATGGATGATGCTGAGACCGGGCTGCTCAGCGCCATCTGCCTCATCTGTGGAG ACCGGCAGGACCTGGAGCAGCCAGACAGGGTGGACATGCTGCAGGAGCCGCTGCTCGAGGCGCTGAAGGTCTATGTGCGGAAACGGAGGCCCAGCCGCCCCCACATGTTCCCCAAGATGCTGATGAAGATCACAGACCTGCGAAGCATCAGTGCTAAGG GGGCCGAGCGGGTGATCACGCTGAAGATGGAGATCCCGGGCTCCATGCCACCTCTCATCCAGGAAATGCTGGAGAACTCAGAGGGCCTGGACACTCTGAGCGGACAGccagggggcggggggcgggatGGGGGCGGCCTGGTCCCCCCACCCGGCAGCT
- the RARA gene encoding retinoic acid receptor alpha isoform X8, translating to MSRAAVGGSPGAIETQSSSSEEIVPSPPSPPPLPRIYKPCFVCQDKSSGYHYGVSACEGCKGFFRRSIQKNMVYTCHRDKSCIINKVTRNRCQYCRLQKCLEVGMSRESVRNDRNKKKKEAPKPECSESYTLTPEVGELIEKVRKAHQETFPALCQLGKYTTNNSSEQRVSLDIDLWDKFSELSTKCIIKTVEFAKQLPGFTTLTIADQITLLKAACLDILVWLPARWSCVDAVLKVLEGWAESLNLSILCSQILRICTRYTPEQDTMTFSDGLTLNRTQMHNAGFGPLTDLVFAFANQLLPLEMDDAETGLLSAICLICGDRQDLEQPDRVDMLQEPLLEALKVYVRKRRPSRPHMFPKMLMKITDLRSISAKGAERVITLKMEIPGSMPPLIQEMLENSEGLDTLSGQPGGGGRDGGGLVPPPGSCSPSLSPSSNRSSPATHSP from the exons ATGTCACGGGCAGCGGTGGGTGGGTCACCCGGAG CCATCGAGACCCAGAGCAGCAGTTCAGAAGAGATAGTGCCCAGCCCTCCCTCGCCACCCCCTCTCCCCCGCATCTATAAGCCTTGCTTTGTCTGTCAAGACAAATCCTCAGGCTACCACTATGGGGTCAGCGCCTGTGAGGGCTGCAAG GGCTTCTTCCGCCGCAGCATCCAGAAGAACATGGTGTACACGTGTCACCGGGACAAGAGCTGCATCATCAACAAGGTGACCCGGAACCGCTGCCAGTACTGCCGGCTGCAGAAGTGCCTCGAAGTGGGCATGTCCAGGGAGT CCGTGAGGAATGACcggaacaagaagaagaaggaggcaCCCAAGCCCGAGTGCTCAGAGAGCTACACGCTGACGCCGGAGGTGGGGGAGCTCATCGAGAAGGTGCGCAAAGCGCACCAGGAAACCTTTCCTGCCCTCTGCCAGCTGGGCAAATACACTACG AACAACAGCTCAGAACAACGTGTCTCTCTGGACATTGACCTCTGGGACAAGTTCAGTGAACTCTCCACCAAGTGCATCATTAAGACTGTGGAGTTCGCCAAGCAACTGCCCGGCTTCACCACCCTCACCATTGCTGACCAGATCACCCTCCTCAAGGCTGCCTGCCTGGACATCCTG GTCTGGCTGCCTGCCAGGTGGTCCTGTGTGGATGCTGTGCTGAAAGTGCTAGAGGGATGGGCCGAGTCCCTGAACTTGAGCATCCTCTGCTCCCAGATCTTGCGGATCTGCACGCGGTACACGCCCGAGCAGGACACAATGACCTTCTCAGACGGGCTGACCCTCAACCGGACCCAGATGCACAACGCTGGCTTCGGCCCCCTCACGGACCTGGTCTTTGCCTTCGCCAACCAGCTTCTGCCCCTGGAGATGGATGATGCTGAGACCGGGCTGCTCAGCGCCATCTGCCTCATCTGTGGAG ACCGGCAGGACCTGGAGCAGCCAGACAGGGTGGACATGCTGCAGGAGCCGCTGCTCGAGGCGCTGAAGGTCTATGTGCGGAAACGGAGGCCCAGCCGCCCCCACATGTTCCCCAAGATGCTGATGAAGATCACAGACCTGCGAAGCATCAGTGCTAAGG GGGCCGAGCGGGTGATCACGCTGAAGATGGAGATCCCGGGCTCCATGCCACCTCTCATCCAGGAAATGCTGGAGAACTCAGAGGGCCTGGACACTCTGAGCGGACAGccagggggcggggggcgggatGGGGGCGGCCTGGTCCCCCCACCCGGCAGCT